One Spirochaeta africana DSM 8902 genomic window carries:
- the vapC gene encoding type II toxin-antitoxin system VapC family toxin, which yields MYLIDTSAWIAHFSSSYPFRLSDICSPDEHYICLPVYQEILQGIRDDAQFTRIQHILDASQWVGSPLKHTTFQSAAQLYRTARRQGLTVRSSTDCLIAALGLEHNLTILHHDRDYEQLAGISLLQQRCIMLHHQ from the coding sequence ATGTATCTGATTGACACATCGGCATGGATTGCTCATTTCAGCAGCAGCTACCCATTTCGACTGAGCGATATATGCTCCCCGGATGAACATTATATCTGCTTACCGGTGTATCAGGAGATACTACAGGGAATTCGGGATGACGCCCAGTTTACTCGCATTCAGCACATCCTCGATGCCAGCCAGTGGGTAGGAAGCCCGCTGAAGCACACCACCTTCCAATCAGCCGCCCAGTTATACCGCACAGCACGCCGACAGGGACTAACGGTGCGATCTTCCACAGATTGCCTGATCGCAGCACTTGGACTCGAACACAATCTTACCATACTCCACCATGACCGTGATTACGAACAGCTTGCCGGGATATCCTTGCTGCAACAACGCTGTATCATGCTACATCATCAGTAA
- a CDS encoding type II toxin-antitoxin system VapB family antitoxin, with protein sequence MKRTNLVLDEDLLNDARAISGARTYSEAVNLALRELVRRRTYQQVDKLANSDIWSGNLSEMREDAHVSD encoded by the coding sequence ATGAAACGCACAAATCTTGTGTTGGATGAAGATCTGCTGAATGATGCTCGCGCGATTTCCGGTGCTCGCACCTACTCGGAAGCCGTGAACCTCGCACTTCGGGAACTCGTTCGTCGGCGCACCTACCAGCAGGTTGACAAGCTTGCCAATAGTGACATCTGGTCAGGCAATCTTTCAGAAATGCGGGAAGATGCGCATGTATCTGATTGA
- the metA gene encoding homoserine O-acetyltransferase MetA, which produces MPIKILNALPAREHLERENIFVMTEDRAEHQDIRPLRIAIVNLMPTKIATETQLLRLLSNTPLQVDIDLVHTTSHESKNTDPEHLERFYTSFEHIRQNRYDGMIITGAPVETIPFEDVDYWDELAAIMDYSRSNVCSTLHICWGAQAGLYHHYGIEKYPLPEKLFGVYMHQRHDDHMPLFRGFDEWFPVPHSRYTDIRLQDIQARPQLEILATAREAGAGIISAHEGRQIFITGHLEYDADTLAIEYQRDIEKGLEIGVPENYFPGEDPSRSPIATWRAHAHLLFVNWLNYYVYQATPFDLADLPAIEG; this is translated from the coding sequence ATGCCAATCAAGATTCTGAACGCACTGCCTGCCCGGGAACACCTGGAGCGCGAGAACATCTTCGTGATGACCGAGGATCGTGCCGAGCACCAGGATATTCGCCCGCTGCGGATTGCGATCGTCAACCTGATGCCGACCAAGATTGCAACCGAGACGCAGCTGCTGCGGCTGCTCAGTAACACCCCCCTGCAGGTGGATATCGATCTGGTGCATACCACCTCCCACGAATCGAAGAATACCGATCCGGAGCACCTGGAACGCTTTTATACCTCGTTTGAGCATATCCGGCAGAACCGCTACGATGGTATGATCATTACCGGGGCGCCGGTCGAGACGATTCCTTTTGAGGATGTCGATTACTGGGACGAGTTGGCTGCCATTATGGACTACAGTCGCAGCAATGTCTGTTCCACCCTGCATATCTGCTGGGGGGCTCAGGCCGGGCTGTATCATCACTATGGCATAGAGAAGTACCCGCTGCCGGAGAAGCTGTTCGGGGTGTATATGCACCAGCGCCATGACGACCATATGCCGCTGTTCCGCGGGTTTGATGAGTGGTTTCCGGTGCCGCATTCGCGCTACACCGATATCCGTCTGCAGGATATCCAGGCACGCCCGCAGCTGGAAATCCTGGCCACCGCCAGGGAAGCGGGTGCGGGGATCATCTCGGCACACGAGGGCCGGCAGATCTTTATTACCGGTCACCTGGAGTACGATGCCGATACCCTGGCGATCGAGTACCAGCGCGACATCGAGAAGGGGCTAGAGATCGGGGTCCCCGAGAACTACTTTCCCGGGGAGGATCCATCCCGCTCTCCGATTGCCACCTGGCGGGCGCATGCCCATCTGCTGTTCGTAAACTGGCTGAACTACTATGTCTACCAGGCCACCCCGTTTGATCTTGCCGATCTGCCGGCGATTGAGGGGTAG
- the dusA gene encoding tRNA dihydrouridine(20/20a) synthase DusA — protein MHTADAAPAADGAAPADGSAAAPGSGYGREAVLPGSRRLPERPGFTSPYPVSVAPMMDRTDKFFRWFLRQITPNTLLYSEMVSTGAIVHGDRERHLGFFPEEKPLALQLGGSDPAEVGEAVRIAEDWDYDEVNLNVGCPSDRVQHRGIGACLMADPPRVAQLVEVMRANTRKPVTVKHRIGIDGRESFEELCEFVDVVARAGVERLTVHARIAILEGLSPKDNRNVPPLRYEDVYRLKCEFPELEIEINGHIGSVADIRGHLQQVDAVMLGRAAYDNPYLFADIEREIFGGAAGAAAAGAAGGAMDAAGASGAGAGAGAVWQAPSRAEVIARTIEFLETRWRDDFPRAPLGHLMGLYHGMPGARRWRGTISTELAAGTAPAEVLRRAQEVLPKI, from the coding sequence ATGCACACCGCAGATGCAGCCCCCGCCGCCGATGGTGCCGCACCAGCCGATGGCAGCGCAGCCGCTCCGGGAAGCGGTTACGGCCGGGAGGCCGTACTGCCGGGCAGCCGGCGATTGCCGGAACGGCCCGGCTTTACTTCCCCCTATCCCGTAAGTGTGGCCCCGATGATGGATCGCACCGACAAATTCTTTCGCTGGTTTTTGCGGCAGATTACCCCGAACACCCTGCTGTACAGCGAGATGGTGAGCACCGGGGCGATTGTGCATGGCGACCGCGAGCGGCATCTGGGTTTTTTTCCGGAGGAGAAGCCGCTGGCGCTGCAGCTGGGGGGCAGTGACCCTGCAGAGGTGGGCGAGGCGGTCCGGATTGCCGAGGACTGGGACTACGACGAGGTGAACCTGAATGTGGGGTGTCCGAGTGATCGGGTGCAGCATCGCGGGATCGGGGCCTGTCTGATGGCCGATCCGCCGCGGGTGGCGCAGCTGGTAGAGGTGATGCGGGCCAATACCCGAAAGCCGGTTACCGTGAAGCATCGCATCGGGATCGACGGGCGCGAGAGCTTCGAGGAGCTGTGCGAGTTTGTGGATGTGGTGGCGCGGGCCGGGGTGGAGCGATTGACGGTGCATGCGCGGATTGCGATCCTGGAGGGGTTGAGCCCCAAGGATAACCGCAATGTGCCGCCGCTGCGCTACGAGGATGTGTACCGGCTCAAGTGCGAGTTTCCCGAGCTGGAGATCGAGATTAACGGCCATATCGGCTCGGTGGCGGATATCCGCGGGCATCTGCAGCAGGTCGATGCGGTGATGCTGGGGCGGGCGGCCTACGATAATCCCTACTTGTTTGCGGATATCGAGCGCGAGATTTTTGGCGGGGCTGCGGGTGCCGCGGCGGCCGGGGCAGCCGGCGGTGCGATGGACGCAGCAGGTGCTTCAGGGGCGGGCGCAGGTGCCGGGGCAGTCTGGCAGGCGCCGTCGCGGGCCGAGGTGATTGCGCGCACCATCGAGTTTCTGGAGACCCGCTGGCGCGATGACTTTCCGCGGGCGCCGCTGGGGCATCTGATGGGGCTGTATCACGGGATGCCGGGGGCACGGCGCTGGCGCGGGACGATTTCCACCGAGCTGGCTGCCGGGACAGCGCCGGCCGAGGTGCTGCGGCGGGCACAGGAAGTTTTACCAAAGATATAA